The DNA region TAATGCTTAGAATGGACACCAGTAGAATGGTTACAATAACGCTCAGAATAACTCCAAGGCCAATTTTCATATTGATATTAAGATTCTTAAACATAGCAATGAGACTCTTTCAAGACGATAGCAATACTTAGTACATAGACTAAAATATAGTCTACTTTTCAACTTCTTAGAAAATTAAGTAATGGACTATCTAAGAGTCAGGTTTTGAGCCGATCTTTAAGATTTAATGTCTTATTGCTTTTCTAGCCGACTTGATTTTAGGAAAGCTAGTACCTGCTTAAGTCTCTTCTCACGAGTGAGTCGCGCCTGGTAGTTTGGAATGATAACGTCTGGCGTCACACCGTCTGGTTGTGCCTCTCCATTCGGACGAATAATTAACGCCTTAGGATATCCTACCTGAATGCCCGTGTGAGTCAGCTTAAAATGTTCCATCGCTCCATAAGTTGTCGCTAAATCACTGGTTTTTTCACCGATGACCGTAGCAAATTGATAATCTTGAGCGATCGCAGCAACAGAGACGGCATTACTGTAAGAAAAGCGGTCAATCCACACGAATACATTTATATTTTTATCGACTATTGAGTGTGGCTTTGCATTCGGTAAGCTGTTGTCTAAAGGAAACGAAATAACATCACCTTCTTGATGACGACTATAGAAATCTTCAAGCTTGGTAGTGATATCATCGGCCGACCCGCTTTTTGGAAATCGAGCCTGATTAGCGGCACGAGAAAGTGCAGAGACTTTAATTCGAAAGTCGGATGCGAACCGAAAGGGTTTATCGGCAAACCATGCCAGCATCAAATCACTAAAGCTATTGGTACCTCCGGGATTACCGGTGATATCGATAACAATGGTCGATACATTAGCTTCAATAAAATGCTTGAAAGCGTCGTCAATAAAGGTTTTAAATTCCGTGTTATCCCATGTTTCAATCTCATTTGTCGCGTATACGTTATAAAACGGCCCAGGTTTCAAATAGCCTATTGCGCCATCGATGACTTTATATTCTCGAGGTTTTGAATCAGTTTGCGTTTGACTTTCTGATGTCTGTTGAGACTGCTTGTCTTGGGTCAGTGTGACTTGAACAATTTCAAAGACATTATTAGAGATCGGGTCTTTCAGTTTAAGATGGTAGCTTTCTTTTTGACCTTGATCTAACCACAACAAAGGCGCCACCATTTGTTCTAATAACTCATTGCGCAACTGAGCGTTATCTGCTGATAGGTAACCTCGAAGTGGTTTTAACCAATCATTCACAGAGATGCCATCAACCGATAGCACTTGATGACCATGTTTAATCTTATCCGATAAGCCAAAATACTGGTCAACTCGAACCTCGTTATCATCGATCGAAAAGGACAAGGGTAACGTTTTACCGCCTTGATCAATAAACGACATAAAATCAGCCATCGGGAAATCGATTCGCGTATGAGCTATATTCGCATGTGCTGCGAACTTCATAAAACGTTTCTGCGCTTCGAAAACCGTTAAAGGTTCATCCAACTCGGTGAGTCCTCGCGCAAACATAGAGTCAAACTCGGCTTTTGACCGGTGTGCATAGAGGTCATAACTACCTAGCTGTAATCCTGCGTAGAGTTGTTGAAAATCTTCCTTTAATTGCTCTGTTGAAATCAGCTTACTTGAATTCAATTGATCAGCATGACCAGATATAGACATAACAACGGGTATAACAATGGACAACCATCGGGTAACTATTCGCATGAAAAACACTCTTTTAAGTCTTTTGGAGTTTCAAGGTTATGTTTACTGAAAGAATAAGTCCTGACAAGATACTATGATTGCTCGGACAAAAAGCTGACAATAGCTATCTTATTGATAAATCGAAGTTTCTCAAACTCTTTAGAGGGTGCTATTTTTCTTCGAGCGGAAAGAGTTGGCGACATGCATACGCCGTCTTGAGTCTCTGGTTGATGGTTTCGCACAGATCTAAAGCCCCCGGAGAGTCGCCCGTCACATGAAATACTTTCGCTAACCCAATGCTCGCCTTCTCGTGTAATGGTGCGTATTTAATGGCTCGTCGATACCAGGTTTCAGCGACTTGATATTCTCCTAGTTCTCGATAATGCTCCCCCATCAAAGCCGCTAAACTTGCGATCCATGGCCGAATTTGCACTTCTTGTTCCGAGTACTGCTGCTCCATGGAAAAAAAGGCGCGCTCATACAATGTTAGCGCGACCTTCGGCTCACCAGTTGCCTTTTTTAACTCACCTAAGTTGATCAATACTGGCCAAGCCTTGCCTTCGACATCCAGCTCTAACGCACCTTGATAAATTTTAATGGCCCCGTCAAAGTCTCCTTGCGCTGACAGTACAAAACCTAAAGCTTTTAAAGCAACAATGCTATTGGGTCGAAGTGCAACTGCCTTTTCGGCCAATGTGCGTGCCCTCTTTAGCTGCGCTTGGGCTGCTTGGTTATTGAGCGCACCAGAGATGACTTTAGCGGTTAACGTATTAACGTCTGCTTGCTTGATTTCTGAATGAGCATCACCGCTCCAACGTAACGCGCGTTGTACCAATGCATTTGCAAGACCGGCATAGGCTTCTGCCGAATTTGGATGCAAGGTTAATTGCTGCTGATACAAGGTGATGGCCATTTCATTATCTGCTAGACGCATTTGATGATAGTAATCGTCTGCTTGTGCTAACAGATCATCTTTTGGACCACTAGGTGAATTAGAACTCTGAGAAAACCAGATGACGAAAGCGAGCAAAAGAAACATTATAAAAAAGACGATTATGATTAACGTTTTATATCTTAAGGCGACACTTTCTTCTTTCGGAAACTCTACCGGAGCGATTAATCGATACCCTCGTTTAGGAAGCGTCTCGATAAACGCAGGGTCTTTAGGGTCATCATTCAAACTTGCTCGCAAGCGAGAGATAGTTCTTAGCAAGGTGTCATCAGATACATACTGATTGGGCCATACTTTTTGAATCAGAGAATCTTTAGAAACAAGGCGACCATTGTTTAAGGCGAGGCACTGTAATACTTGGCTACTTTTAGGCTCTAATCGAATAGATTCTTCGGGATTGATGTCTCTGGACTGTTGCGCTTTTGTCGAAGGACTGTATTGCCAAGGTGTTATGAGGCCGCTATCAAAATCGACCATATAATCCCCAATACGTACTTTTGAAAAAACATTATCTTTCATAATTACAATATTTCGACAACTCAAGTAAATTAGAGAATGCTTAGAATCACAGACTACTACGCACAGCACAGATTATTATGCTCAAGCACAGAATATTAAAATCAAGCGTAGAGTATTAGATCAAGAATATACCACCATATTTACCCTATAAACAGTCTAGCGGCTTGCGCGATTTTAAACTTATTGAAACGTCTATCTCGACTCATAGAATGACTGACTTGTTTTTTCAATTATTGGTCTTAAGCGTCTATAGTTAATAAAGAGACTTTTAGTGAGGCTCTAAGCCGCTTTCTTTAAACGGGATTCTCTAAGTGAAACGTTGAGGGACTTAGCTAAATTAGTAAACTTTGTTAGAGGTCAACTTAGATTGAATATCAAAATGCTACTGGCTAAATTCGCTTTAGTAGCTTATGTAATAATTAAATCATTGAGTGCTTTTGCCAGCACAGAGAAACTGTTGTTAACCTCAGAGTCGCCAGTTTCTACTCTGCCTGCTCCATTCCAACTATTAGAACCATGGTTTATTGTTTCAGTATGCTTAATGTTAGTCATTATATACCTACTAAGAGTGAATCGTCGTATTAAGCGCCAACTCAATAAATATACGGATAAAAATAGTCAACTTGAATCCCCCAATAGGAAGCAGATATTAGATACGGCAAAACTCGAGTTCAACTCAGCGCAGCGCTATAAATACCCATTAACTATTACAATTATCGAAATTGACCACTTTAAGCAAGAGTTGGAGAAATCAAATAATTCTTCAGCGAAGAGTTCATCAGAAGAAACAGCGGAAGTATTTATGGAAAACTTTTCTAGTATTTGTCAGAAAATTATCAGAGAACAAGATTCATTTGGTAGATACAGCATTGAAGAGTGGCTTCTGGTCTTCCCACACACCAATATCACTGAGGCAGACACTATTTTACAAAGGATAAGAGCTGACATTTCCAATCTTTGTATTTCTAATGAAAAAGCAGCGACATTTAGCGCTGGATTAACTGAATTGGATGAACAGGATATTACGCTTAAAGATCTTATAAAACGTGCTGACGATGCTCTATTTATTGCTAAAGAACAAGGTAGAAATCGCAGTATAGTGTCTTAAGAATGTTTCTGCTGGGTTAATCTTCTTCGCATTGCTCATGCGCATCGTCTTGGCTCTTTACGTAGTCATACACTAGCGTTGAAAGCATACTCAAAAAAACCAATGCAAAGAAAAATTCAAAGGCAGTAATTAGTTTATAAAATCCCCAGCACAATAGAATAAGCACCTCTATTAATGCTAAAACAAAAGCCCATTTAAAATTCCGTTTTAGCCCTAAGGTAACCACCAAGTTAAAAATAAAAAATGGTAACACAATACTATAAAATGTAGTTGCGCTGCCCATAGCAACTTCGTTCACGGAATAACCAGCAATAACCGCAGCAGATGACACCGCTATTGCCAATAAAACAAACAGGGTGAAGAAGCTAAATCCAACTGCTGACCGCTGAAGATTCATCGAGGTATCCTTCCAAAAGAAAATTGAGTCAATCATAAAAAGAGCGAGTATACACACTGATATTTCACTACCACCAATCGGCTTACGAGGGCTTGACTAGAGTTAATTTGTGCTCACTCGTCGGTCAGAGTATGCTTTACTCGCTCGATAATAGCACTAATCTCGTGCATAAAATCAATAGTTAAGGATACATCAATGCCCTTTACCCCAATACATATGGGCCCGGGAATTCTCATTAAGTCAGTATTGCAAGGCAGCTTCAGTTTAATGGTTTTCGGCTGGGCACAAATTGTGATGGATATTCAACCTTTATTCGTCATGATTACGGGTGAAGGTCATTTACATGGCTTTACACATACTTACTTGGGTGCTTTGATTATCGCAGCCATCGCAGCGCTCAGTGGCAAGTACCTCTCAGAGATAGGGTTGTTTCTACTTAAACTTCCTCTGAGTCAAAGAAAGGTCAAGTGGTCCATTGCCATAATTAGTGCATTAATCGGCAGTGCAAGTCATGTCTGGTTAGACAGTATTATGCATTCTGATCTAGAACCTTTTTATCCTTGGGCCAAGGATAACCCCATGTTGGGTTGGCTCAGTATTTCAGCTCTTCATCAATGGTGCTTATATTCTGGATTGCTAGGGAGTGTTATTTACTTTGCGGTTCAATGGCGACTGAAAAACAGCCGCCATGAATAGATAACTCATGCAATAATTTATAGATTAATGCTCAAGATTCTATATTGATACATTATCCTGCACAGCTATTTTCTGCTTCGCTGTACATTCGCTTCGCTGCACGAAGATTATTTTTAGAATCAACAAAGTTAACCTTAGCCGTTTCGTATTCACCTTTCGCGGCTTCATAAACCGGCACGTAGTTATCGAACTCTGTTTGTGCCGGCGCTACTAATGGAGCCACTGCATCGCGATTAATCACAGCTTGCTCATACAAAGCCTTAAACCTAAGATACTTTTTATACAACGAATTTCGTACACGGTCTGATTCGCCCACACTGTTATTGTACTCATCAAGAAATTGATCTCGCTTTGCTAAGTTAGTGTCTGCTTGTTTAATGTATTTGGCGTGATCTCGTGCCAGCTTTAAAGCCGTACGTTTTAACAATGAGTGCTGCTTACGAACATCTCGGTATTCCAACTTTTCAGTATCATAAATGACTTTTGCAGAGTCATAGTCAGTTTGAGCATCATCCAACAACTGCTGAGCGGTCGCTAAGCAACTTCCAACACCACCATTACCATTATTGGTCTCACCAAAATAATTAGCAATTTGCGGAGCTGTGATACCAATGGTGTATACCGCATCGGCACCATCGCTGGCATTACCTCGATTAACCCCACAAGGTTGGCCATTGCAAGTCAAGTTAGGGGAAGAAAATTTATAAATTTTTCCGTTAACGTAATCGACATTAAACGCACTTTGATACGCCATGATGGTGGTAAAGTCGTTCACGATTCCATGACCTAATGCATACGGAAAAGTGCCGCCAGAACCATCTTGTAATCTTGAATGACGTAGCCCCATATTATGACCCAGCTCATGAGCGGTCACATAGTCGCCACAGGTTGTCGCTGAAACATGCGACATCATATAATTGTCCCATGACGCCATATTGCCGTTACTGTTGTACCCACCAATCCAAGCAATACCACAACTGTTGTGCGAATCATCATAAGGTCGCATAAAAATGACCATATCGGCGCCGTAGGTGGTGCGCATGTCAGCAATACTTTGAAACGGAGAGTCGCCATTGGTCATTCGATTTAACGCGACCTCTGAATCTCCCACCGTATTGTATGAAACTAGTTGCGAGTGCACTAAGCGCAACTCAATATCAATATTACTGTCTAAATAAATTTGATTAGAGACATTAATCAAATGTTGAATTCTAGTATTCGCGTCGCCACTGTATTGAGCCGCCAGATCAGAATTATAAAGAACGAGCACATCGATGGTCGTCGATGCCGCTTTTGAAGTGACTGAATAACTCGAAACGATTAAGAGAAAACTAAATACACGAATGTATCTTGCAAACATGTTATACCTCGCCTTTACTGAAAACCATCCTGGTTAGCAACGAACTGATCGTCGCGCGCATCCGTTAAAGCGCAAAGTGTTGATAATAATTTTACTCAGCTTTTCCTGGGTCTAGCTGAGGAATCTTTGAATCATTGTAACCTGGTGCACTTAGCTCATGTTCATTTGGATTTTTATAAATCCAACCAATACCGTTCACGGTTTCGACACTGTAACTGCCACTTGGATTAGTCACCATTGCAAAAGTCGACTGTTCACTGTAGGTGATGACAAATGGATATCGGTCGCCAAACCCATCAAGATACCCACTCACGGTTACATTACCCAAACGGTCGATTTTGGATTGCTTAACGGTCACTTGAGCAACTTGATTACTTGGTAATGGAAGTCGCAGAGATTGACCGGGTTCGGCCAGTAGCACAGCCTCTGCATCAATTCCCACGGCGTCGAACTCAAGAACTTTAGTATGCGGAAATGTGGTGTAGTCCAATCCATATTGCCGCCCTGTCTGCCATAATTCTGGTGTCTCAGCAGTATCCACTAAGTCGGTCTCTGTAGGATAGGTATCAACTAAATTTTTCGCCCGTGAACCTGCACTAACATCTTGATTTAAAACACGACTATGACTTGCTCGTGACGAATCAAGGTCTCTTTTTGGGGAATGGGTCGTGGATTGATCGGCGTTAGTAGGCGATGGAACCGACGCTTTTTCGGCGTCGACGATCAAGGGCAGCACATCGTTTTCTGGCGTATCGTTAACACTATCAACAATAAAGAACGAAGCTAGACCAAAACACAATCCAGCGGTTATCCAGCTTTTCAATCTACTCACCTATTCGCCCCCTAGGTTCATCATGAGCAGTCTGAATAACCCCGCAGTCTGAATAAGCCTTCAGTCTGAATAAGCATCGTTATCTCACGCTCGATATTCCCAAATCGGCCAGTTTTGAGATTTATTTAAGTCTTTTTTAATCTTTAAAATTTCCTTTTATAACCAATAATAAATTAGACGATCCGACAAGCGGTCGGTCAAACGAGCTCAACAAACTTAACCAGACGCAGTTTATTCTTTCTACCTAACTGATAACCTTGCCACAAGAGCGAGAATATTTAAGGGTAAAAAATGGATTTCCAGACGTTGTGAAAATTTATCAAGAACAGGTATTTAATGCTCAATGATTCAATTCCATGATAAAAGAGACTGACGATCAGACTCCTTTACTTCTATCCATGATTCACCACTCTCGGTTATTTCTTTTTTCCAAAAAGGTGTGCAGCTCTTCAAATGGTCCATTAAATAATCAGCCGCTTGAAAGCTTTCTTTGCGATGCAAAGAACTGACTCCGACAACGACGATGGCTTCACCCGGCAAAATGACACCTACTCGATGTACTACTTTACACCCTTCGATACACCACCTTAGTCGAGCATTTTCTATGTGTTGATGAATCGATGTTTCAGTCATTCCAGGATAATGCTCTAAATAAAGCTGATTCACTTTTTCAGAGTCACTGTTTGGCCTTACTCGACCAACAAACCACACTTCGGCACCGTGGGATAAATGTGGATCATGACCAAAGCCCATAATTGCTTGAGTATCGAGAGGTAACTCAGAAATTAAAATAGAGTTGTGTTCCTCTTTTTTATTATTCATATTTCGAGCTCGCTTACCCACCGCTCATCGGAGGAAAAAAGGCAACCTCTGCCTGTTCTGGAATTTCTGATTCGAGTTCACACATGGTTTGATTAATAGCGATGAGTGTTGTCTGAGAGAATGCCTCTTCTAGCTCTGGAAATCTTTGGCATAATAGCGATTGCAACTGAGCGATGGTCGATCTTGGTTCGACAGTAATCGAAAGCTCTTTGGTGTTAATTAATTCACTCAATGAGGCAAAAAACAGTACTTTAATCTCGTTGCCATGAACCATGTTTGCCACCTTCTTTTTGAACCACTTTAATACCTTCTATAACCATCAATGGGTCGACCGCTTTACACATATCAAATAGCGTGAGACAGGCAACGCTTACACCGGTTAAAGCTTCCATTTCAACTCCGGTTTTACCGTCCAATTTGCATAAACAGGTGATTCGAACACGGCGTCGTTCTTTATCAATCGAAAGATCTATGCTCACCTTGGTTAATGCTAACGGGTGACAAAGGGGTATCAACTGGCTGCATTGCTTTGCTCCTTGAATGCCAGCAATTCTCGCGACTGCGAAAACATCGCCTTTTTGATGATCTCCTCGTTCGATTAATTCCAGCGTTTGCTCTGACATACACACAAAACCTTCTGCGAGTGCCGAGCGAGAAGTTATCGCTTTATCAGAGACATCGACCATATTGGCATAACCTTGTCGATTAATGTGTGTTAATTCTGACTGTGTCATTCTGCTATTCAGCTCCGTGAGTATCTAAATGGCTTACAAAGTTACATGGCCTATGAGTCGAATCGAGTTGTTGCATAAGAATTTCATCCCAAGCGGTTGCGCAAGCATTCG from Pleionea litopenaei includes:
- a CDS encoding winged helix-turn-helix domain-containing protein; translated protein: MKDNVFSKVRIGDYMVDFDSGLITPWQYSPSTKAQQSRDINPEESIRLEPKSSQVLQCLALNNGRLVSKDSLIQKVWPNQYVSDDTLLRTISRLRASLNDDPKDPAFIETLPKRGYRLIAPVEFPKEESVALRYKTLIIIVFFIMFLLLAFVIWFSQSSNSPSGPKDDLLAQADDYYHQMRLADNEMAITLYQQQLTLHPNSAEAYAGLANALVQRALRWSGDAHSEIKQADVNTLTAKVISGALNNQAAQAQLKRARTLAEKAVALRPNSIVALKALGFVLSAQGDFDGAIKIYQGALELDVEGKAWPVLINLGELKKATGEPKVALTLYERAFFSMEQQYSEQEVQIRPWIASLAALMGEHYRELGEYQVAETWYRRAIKYAPLHEKASIGLAKVFHVTGDSPGALDLCETINQRLKTAYACRQLFPLEEK
- a CDS encoding MoaD/ThiS family protein; its protein translation is MVHGNEIKVLFFASLSELINTKELSITVEPRSTIAQLQSLLCQRFPELEEAFSQTTLIAINQTMCELESEIPEQAEVAFFPPMSGG
- the moaC gene encoding cyclic pyranopterin monophosphate synthase MoaC, coding for MTQSELTHINRQGYANMVDVSDKAITSRSALAEGFVCMSEQTLELIERGDHQKGDVFAVARIAGIQGAKQCSQLIPLCHPLALTKVSIDLSIDKERRRVRITCLCKLDGKTGVEMEALTGVSVACLTLFDMCKAVDPLMVIEGIKVVQKEGGKHGSWQRD
- a CDS encoding molybdenum cofactor biosynthesis protein MoaE, with amino-acid sequence MNNKKEEHNSILISELPLDTQAIMGFGHDPHLSHGAEVWFVGRVRPNSDSEKVNQLYLEHYPGMTETSIHQHIENARLRWCIEGCKVVHRVGVILPGEAIVVVGVSSLHRKESFQAADYLMDHLKSCTPFWKKEITESGESWIEVKESDRQSLLSWN
- a CDS encoding zinc-dependent metalloprotease, whose product is MFARYIRVFSFLLIVSSYSVTSKAASTTIDVLVLYNSDLAAQYSGDANTRIQHLINVSNQIYLDSNIDIELRLVHSQLVSYNTVGDSEVALNRMTNGDSPFQSIADMRTTYGADMVIFMRPYDDSHNSCGIAWIGGYNSNGNMASWDNYMMSHVSATTCGDYVTAHELGHNMGLRHSRLQDGSGGTFPYALGHGIVNDFTTIMAYQSAFNVDYVNGKIYKFSSPNLTCNGQPCGVNRGNASDGADAVYTIGITAPQIANYFGETNNGNGGVGSCLATAQQLLDDAQTDYDSAKVIYDTEKLEYRDVRKQHSLLKRTALKLARDHAKYIKQADTNLAKRDQFLDEYNNSVGESDRVRNSLYKKYLRFKALYEQAVINRDAVAPLVAPAQTEFDNYVPVYEAAKGEYETAKVNFVDSKNNLRAAKRMYSEAENSCAG
- a CDS encoding S41 family peptidase; translated protein: MRIVTRWLSIVIPVVMSISGHADQLNSSKLISTEQLKEDFQQLYAGLQLGSYDLYAHRSKAEFDSMFARGLTELDEPLTVFEAQKRFMKFAAHANIAHTRIDFPMADFMSFIDQGGKTLPLSFSIDDNEVRVDQYFGLSDKIKHGHQVLSVDGISVNDWLKPLRGYLSADNAQLRNELLEQMVAPLLWLDQGQKESYHLKLKDPISNNVFEIVQVTLTQDKQSQQTSESQTQTDSKPREYKVIDGAIGYLKPGPFYNVYATNEIETWDNTEFKTFIDDAFKHFIEANVSTIVIDITGNPGGTNSFSDLMLAWFADKPFRFASDFRIKVSALSRAANQARFPKSGSADDITTKLEDFYSRHQEGDVISFPLDNSLPNAKPHSIVDKNINVFVWIDRFSYSNAVSVAAIAQDYQFATVIGEKTSDLATTYGAMEHFKLTHTGIQVGYPKALIIRPNGEAQPDGVTPDVIIPNYQARLTREKRLKQVLAFLKSSRLEKQ
- a CDS encoding GGDEF domain-containing protein; this translates as MNIKMLLAKFALVAYVIIKSLSAFASTEKLLLTSESPVSTLPAPFQLLEPWFIVSVCLMLVIIYLLRVNRRIKRQLNKYTDKNSQLESPNRKQILDTAKLEFNSAQRYKYPLTITIIEIDHFKQELEKSNNSSAKSSSEETAEVFMENFSSICQKIIREQDSFGRYSIEEWLLVFPHTNITEADTILQRIRADISNLCISNEKAATFSAGLTELDEQDITLKDLIKRADDALFIAKEQGRNRSIVS
- a CDS encoding metal-dependent hydrolase: MPFTPIHMGPGILIKSVLQGSFSLMVFGWAQIVMDIQPLFVMITGEGHLHGFTHTYLGALIIAAIAALSGKYLSEIGLFLLKLPLSQRKVKWSIAIISALIGSASHVWLDSIMHSDLEPFYPWAKDNPMLGWLSISALHQWCLYSGLLGSVIYFAVQWRLKNSRHE